A stretch of Lutra lutra chromosome 9, mLutLut1.2, whole genome shotgun sequence DNA encodes these proteins:
- the LOC125109473 gene encoding heterogeneous nuclear ribonucleoprotein A1-like: protein MRDPNTKHSRGFGFVTHATVEEVDAAMNARPHKVDGRVVEPKRAVSREDSQRPGAHLTVKKIFVGGIKEDPEEHHLRDYFEQYGKIEVIEIMTDRGSGKKRGFAFVTLDDHDSADKIVIQKYHTVNGHNCEVRKALSKQEMASASFSQRGLSGSGNFSGGHGRGFGGNDNFGCRGNFSGRGGFGGSRGGGGYGGSGDGYNGFDNYGSNFGGGGSYNDFGNYNNQSSNFGPMKGGNFGGRRSGPYGGGGQYFAKPRNQGGYGGSSSSSSYSSGRRF from the coding sequence atgagagatCCAAACACCAAGcactccagaggctttgggtttgtcacacatgccactgtggaggaggtggatgcagccatgaatgcaaggccacacaaggtggatggaagagttgtggaaccaaagagggctgtctcaagagaagattctcaaagacctggtgcccacttaactgtgaaaaagatttttgttggtggcattaaagaagaccctgaagaacatcatctaagagattatttcgaacagtatgggaaaatcgaagtgattgagatcatgactgaccgaggcagtggcaaaaagaggggttttgcttttgtaacattggATGACCATGATTCTGcagacaagattgtcattcaaaaataccatactgtgaatggccacaactgtgaagtaaggaaagcgctctctaagcaagagatggctagtgcttcattCAGCCAAAGAGGTCTtagtggttctggaaactttagTGGTGGTCATGGacgtggttttggtgggaatgacaactttggttgcagaggaaacttcagtggtcgaggtggctttggtggcagtcgaggtggtggtggatatggtggtagtggggatggctataacggaTTTGATAATtatggaagcaactttggaggtggcggaagctataatgattttggcaattacaacaatcaatcctcaaattttggacccatgaaaggaggcaattttggaggcagaaggtctggcccttatggtggtggaggccaatacttcgccaaaccacgaaaccaaggtggctatggtggttccagcagcagcagcagctacagcagtggcagaaggttttaa